Proteins encoded in a region of the Desulfocurvus vexinensis DSM 17965 genome:
- the tpx gene encoding thiol peroxidase: protein MAERTGVITMRGNALTLTGNPVQVGQAAPDFTALDTGLAPRSLSEFKGKVVIVSVVPSLDTPTCDLQTRRFNAEAAGLSQDVAILTVSMDLPFAQKRWCGAAGVDQLTTLSDHREAALGLNYGLLIKELRLLARAVLVIDRKGVVVHQQIVPEVADEPDYAAALAAAKAAL, encoded by the coding sequence ATGGCAGAAAGAACCGGCGTCATCACCATGCGCGGCAACGCGCTGACCCTCACGGGCAACCCCGTGCAGGTGGGCCAGGCGGCCCCCGACTTCACGGCCCTGGACACGGGCCTGGCCCCCCGCAGCCTGTCCGAGTTCAAGGGTAAGGTGGTCATCGTGTCCGTGGTGCCCTCCCTGGACACGCCCACCTGTGACCTGCAAACCCGGCGCTTCAACGCCGAGGCCGCCGGGCTGTCGCAGGACGTGGCCATCCTCACCGTGAGCATGGACCTGCCCTTCGCCCAGAAGCGCTGGTGCGGCGCGGCGGGCGTGGACCAGCTGACCACCCTGTCCGACCACCGCGAGGCCGCCCTGGGCCTGAACTACGGGCTGCTCATCAAGGAGCTGCGCCTGCTGGCCCGCGCGGTGCTGGTCATCGACCGCAAGGGGGTGGTGGTCCACCAGCAGATCGTGCCCGAGGTGGCCGACGAGCCCGACTACGCCGCGGCCCTGGCGGCGGCCAAGGCCGCCCTGTAG